Proteins from a single region of Streptomyces sp. TN58:
- a CDS encoding lycopene cyclase family protein yields MLKADVAVIGAGAAGLSLAHRLSGHPGSRPGVHGEHGVPGARGARGGPVPSVVLIDAPPGPLRPGPRTWCFWEAGAGRFDAAVRSRWRHLRVRPPVGPAVEADIAPLRYKMIRSDDFEALVSRDLARSPNVRRLEATVDTVEEIPAGTGARVLMTPPGGGAAELEARWVFDSRPPGSLPAARTTLLQHFHGWFVRTAHPAFAPGSAELMDFRTPQPASGLSFGYVLPTSPHEALVEYTEFSPRALTASGYEAALRHYTADVLAIPLGDMEIVAAETGVIPMTDAPLPRRVGTSVFRIGAAGGATRPSTGYTFAGLQRQTRSVAAALRQGRSPVPPAAHSARARAMDAVLLRALDTGRVDGPELFCRLFTRVPAVRLLRFLDGRTNLWEDLAVGRHAPVGPMLRTALELPGLPRRAST; encoded by the coding sequence GTGCTGAAGGCGGACGTGGCGGTGATCGGGGCGGGAGCCGCCGGGCTGTCGCTGGCCCACCGGCTGAGCGGACACCCGGGAAGCCGGCCGGGGGTGCACGGGGAGCACGGGGTGCCCGGGGCGCGCGGTGCGCGCGGGGGCCCCGTGCCGTCCGTGGTCCTCATCGACGCGCCGCCCGGCCCGCTGCGCCCCGGCCCGCGCACCTGGTGCTTCTGGGAGGCCGGCGCCGGCCGCTTCGACGCCGCCGTGCGCTCGCGATGGCGCCACCTGCGCGTACGGCCGCCCGTCGGCCCCGCCGTCGAGGCGGACATCGCGCCGCTGCGGTACAAGATGATCCGCTCCGACGACTTCGAGGCCCTGGTGTCACGGGACCTCGCCCGCAGCCCCAACGTCCGGCGCCTGGAAGCGACCGTGGACACCGTCGAGGAGATCCCCGCCGGGACCGGGGCCCGCGTGCTGATGACCCCGCCCGGAGGCGGGGCCGCCGAACTGGAGGCGCGCTGGGTGTTCGACTCGCGGCCCCCGGGCAGTCTCCCGGCCGCCCGCACCACCCTGCTGCAGCACTTCCACGGCTGGTTCGTCCGCACGGCCCACCCCGCGTTCGCCCCCGGGAGCGCCGAACTGATGGACTTCCGCACACCGCAGCCCGCCTCCGGGCTCTCCTTCGGCTACGTCCTGCCCACCAGCCCCCACGAAGCCCTCGTGGAGTACACGGAGTTCTCCCCGCGCGCCCTGACGGCGAGCGGCTACGAGGCGGCCCTGCGGCACTACACCGCGGACGTCCTGGCCATCCCCCTCGGCGACATGGAGATCGTCGCCGCCGAGACCGGCGTCATCCCCATGACGGACGCCCCCCTGCCGCGACGGGTCGGGACGTCGGTGTTCCGGATCGGCGCCGCCGGCGGCGCGACCCGACCCTCCACCGGCTACACCTTCGCCGGACTCCAGCGCCAGACGCGGTCCGTCGCCGCCGCGCTGCGCCAGGGCCGCAGCCCCGTACCACCGGCCGCGCACTCCGCGCGGGCCCGCGCCATGGACGCCGTACTCCTGCGCGCCCTGGACACCGGCCGCGTCGACGGACCCGAACTGTTCTGCCGATTGTTCACCCGGGTACCGGCGGTGCGGCTGCTGCGCTTCCTCGACGGGCGCACGAACCTGTGGGAGGACCTCGCCGTCGGCCGGCACGCCCCCGTCGGGCCCATGCTGCGCACCGCCCTGGAACTGCCCGGCCTGCCCCGCCGCGCCTCCACCTGA
- a CDS encoding polyprenyl synthetase family protein: MRPIQAKDPSAAAPPPVPRLTAHSDAAHSDSAPRPNPPDEPARADAADASHPARIRTAYGRQGPTGAGTPSGDLVEAVETVETVETVERVDADVPGSVGRALEQILTDRLARAGALDPLFAEELAGRVARFTREGGKRTRSQLLWWSVRACGGDDEPAVAAALRIGAALELLQTCALVHDDLMDGSALRRGRPTLHTDLRNRYAGGAPADRAARFGEAAAVLAGDLALAWADDALAETALDPAVAALVRGVWGDMRTEMVAGQFLDLQGQLTGSRSRSQALRAAHLKSALYSVQRPLALGAALAGADGRTTRALCSAGRCVGMAFQLRDDLDDVFGDPRRTGKSRGDDIRNGKPTYLAALALARAEATGDRPALTVLERALGDEDLKPADLDEVRDVLVRTGARQAVEAKIDRLSARGLRHFDGALPDTAAKARLRKLLTSQAASRAEDGGPPERVSPPPAGPSAGTTAPGTRR; this comes from the coding sequence ATGCGCCCGATTCAGGCGAAGGACCCCTCCGCGGCCGCGCCGCCGCCCGTCCCCCGCCTGACGGCCCACTCGGACGCCGCCCACTCGGACTCCGCACCGCGGCCGAACCCGCCGGACGAGCCGGCCCGTGCGGACGCGGCGGACGCGTCGCACCCGGCGCGCATCCGTACGGCGTACGGCAGGCAGGGCCCGACCGGCGCCGGCACACCGAGCGGCGACCTGGTCGAGGCGGTCGAGACGGTCGAGACGGTCGAGACGGTCGAGAGGGTCGACGCGGACGTACCCGGCTCGGTCGGACGCGCACTGGAACAGATCCTCACCGACCGGCTCGCGCGCGCCGGGGCGCTGGACCCACTCTTCGCGGAGGAGCTGGCCGGACGCGTCGCACGCTTCACCCGGGAGGGCGGCAAGCGCACCCGCTCGCAGCTGCTGTGGTGGTCGGTGCGCGCCTGCGGCGGAGACGACGAGCCGGCCGTCGCCGCGGCCCTCCGCATCGGGGCGGCGCTCGAACTGCTCCAGACCTGCGCCCTGGTCCACGACGACCTGATGGACGGATCGGCTCTGCGCCGCGGCCGGCCGACCCTGCACACGGATCTGCGGAACCGCTACGCCGGTGGCGCCCCGGCGGACCGCGCCGCCCGCTTCGGGGAGGCAGCCGCGGTACTGGCCGGGGACCTCGCCCTCGCGTGGGCGGACGACGCCCTGGCGGAGACGGCACTCGACCCGGCTGTGGCGGCTTTGGTGCGCGGGGTGTGGGGCGACATGCGCACCGAGATGGTGGCGGGCCAGTTCCTCGACCTCCAGGGCCAGCTGACGGGCTCGCGCTCCCGGTCGCAGGCGCTGCGCGCCGCGCACCTCAAGAGCGCCCTGTACTCCGTCCAGCGGCCCCTGGCGCTGGGTGCGGCCCTGGCGGGTGCGGACGGCCGCACCACGCGGGCGCTGTGCTCCGCCGGGCGCTGCGTCGGAATGGCCTTCCAGTTGCGTGACGATCTCGACGACGTCTTCGGCGATCCCCGCCGGACCGGCAAGAGCCGCGGGGACGACATCCGCAACGGAAAGCCGACCTATCTGGCCGCGCTGGCGCTGGCGCGCGCCGAGGCCACCGGTGACCGGCCGGCGCTGACCGTACTCGAACGGGCGCTGGGCGACGAGGACCTGAAGCCGGCAGACCTCGACGAGGTACGGGACGTCCTGGTCCGCACCGGCGCCCGGCAGGCGGTCGAGGCGAAGATCGACCGACTGTCGGCCAGGGGACTGCGCCACTTCGACGGCGCCCTCCCCGACACAGCCGCCAAGGCCCGCCTACGAAAGCTCCTGACCTCTCAGGCGGCCTCGCGGGCCGAGGACGGCGGCCCGCCCGAACGGGTGTCTCCCCCACCTGCCGGACCGTCAGCGGGCACCACGGCGCCGGGGACCCGGCGGTGA
- a CDS encoding phytoene desaturase produces the protein MTRTVPGRTDHVVVVGAGLAGLSAALHLLGAGRRVTVVERGDLPGGRAGRLDLNGYRIDTGPTVLTMPDLADEAFAAVGDSLYRRVDLVALHPAYRASFADGSTLDVHTGGEAMAAEVERFAGAGEAAGYLRLRAWLERIHRAQMRRFIDANFDSPLDLLTGDLARLAALGGFGRLDRRIGGFLNDERLRRVFTFQALYAGVPPARALAAYAVIAYMDTVAGVYFPRGGMHALPQAMADAAADAGAELRFGEPVTRLERSGERITAVVTEKDRVPCDAVVLTPDLPVAYRLLGRRPARPVRLRHSPSAVVLHAGTHRTWPQLAHHTISFGDAWRTTFDELTRHGRLMSDPSLLITRPTATDPGLAPPGRHLHYVLAPCPNARIGPDGAAWGELGPRYRADLLRELERRGLDGIEAAIDEECLVTPAQWLDQGHAAGTPFSVAHTFLQTGPFRPRNLVRGTRNAVLAGCGTTPGVGVPTVLVSGKLAAARITGTARRPSTRTKEATR, from the coding sequence GTGACGCGGACCGTGCCCGGCCGCACCGACCACGTCGTGGTCGTCGGGGCCGGCCTCGCGGGTCTCTCGGCTGCCCTCCACCTGCTGGGCGCCGGTCGCCGGGTGACCGTCGTGGAACGCGGCGACCTGCCCGGCGGGCGGGCTGGACGCCTCGATCTGAACGGCTACCGGATCGACACCGGACCCACCGTGCTGACCATGCCCGACCTCGCCGACGAGGCCTTCGCGGCGGTGGGCGACAGCCTGTACCGGCGGGTGGACCTGGTCGCGCTGCATCCGGCGTACCGGGCGTCGTTCGCGGACGGCAGCACGCTGGACGTGCACACCGGCGGCGAGGCGATGGCGGCGGAGGTCGAGAGGTTCGCCGGTGCGGGTGAGGCGGCGGGGTACCTGCGGCTGCGGGCCTGGCTGGAGCGGATCCACCGGGCCCAGATGCGCCGCTTCATCGACGCGAACTTCGACTCCCCCCTCGACCTGCTCACCGGGGACCTCGCCCGGCTGGCCGCGCTCGGCGGCTTCGGCCGGCTGGACCGGCGCATCGGCGGCTTCCTGAACGACGAGCGGCTGCGGCGGGTGTTCACCTTCCAGGCCCTCTACGCCGGCGTGCCACCGGCCCGGGCCCTGGCCGCGTACGCCGTCATCGCGTACATGGACACGGTCGCCGGGGTGTACTTCCCGCGCGGCGGCATGCACGCCCTGCCGCAGGCCATGGCCGACGCCGCCGCGGACGCGGGCGCCGAGCTGCGGTTCGGCGAGCCGGTGACGCGGCTGGAGCGCTCCGGCGAACGGATCACGGCCGTGGTCACGGAGAAGGACCGCGTCCCCTGCGACGCCGTCGTCCTCACCCCCGACCTGCCGGTCGCCTACCGGCTCCTCGGCCGCCGTCCCGCCAGGCCCGTGCGGCTGCGGCACTCCCCTTCCGCCGTCGTACTCCACGCGGGCACGCACCGCACCTGGCCCCAACTGGCGCACCACACGATCTCGTTCGGCGACGCCTGGCGCACCACCTTCGACGAACTCACCCGGCACGGACGGCTGATGAGCGACCCGTCGCTGCTCATCACCCGGCCCACGGCGACCGACCCCGGACTCGCCCCACCGGGTCGCCATCTGCACTACGTCCTCGCGCCCTGCCCCAACGCCCGGATCGGACCCGACGGCGCCGCCTGGGGCGAACTCGGCCCGCGCTACCGGGCCGACCTGCTGCGCGAGTTGGAGCGGCGCGGCCTCGACGGCATCGAAGCGGCCATCGACGAGGAGTGCCTCGTCACCCCCGCGCAGTGGCTGGACCAGGGCCATGCCGCCGGAACCCCCTTCTCGGTGGCCCACACCTTCCTGCAGACGGGGCCGTTCCGGCCCCGCAACCTCGTCCGGGGCACGCGCAACGCCGTCCTCGCCGGCTGCGGGACCACCCCCGGCGTCGGCGTGCCCACCGTCCTGGTGTCGGGGAAGCTGGCGGCCGCCCGGATCACCGGCACGGCCCGGCGCCCCTCCACCCGCACCAAGGAGGCGACGCGTTGA
- a CDS encoding phytoene/squalene synthase family protein, with translation MTARELDAAGITDPVLRAAYRRCRELNAAHGKTYFLATRLLPAEHRPAVHALYGFARWADDIVDSTDAGTGTGTGTGDSLRGARLAALQQRLRSGLRRPGGDDPVVTALADTARRYAIDHRHFHDFMAAMRSDLTVTDYPTYADLRAYMHGSAAVIGLQMLPVLGTVVPPGEAEPYAAALGVAFQLTNFLRDVGEDLDRGRVYLPADLLAAHGADRELLRRCRDTGRQDRRVLAALREFEALTRRVYEEARPGVTMLDPVSRPCIRTAFVLYGGILDAVARDGYAVLHRRAVVPRRKRAAVAAEGLVRLAAARLRHRVRPAEVRVPVTPDPPVPPAPPAEPAPPADPNRPVSEEVA, from the coding sequence TTGACCGCACGCGAACTCGACGCCGCGGGCATCACCGACCCGGTGCTCCGCGCCGCCTACCGCCGGTGCCGCGAACTCAACGCGGCGCACGGCAAGACCTACTTCCTGGCCACCCGCCTGCTCCCCGCCGAACACCGGCCGGCCGTGCACGCCCTGTACGGCTTCGCCCGCTGGGCCGACGACATCGTCGACTCGACCGACGCCGGCACCGGCACCGGCACCGGCACCGGCGACAGCCTGCGCGGGGCGCGCCTGGCAGCGCTCCAGCAGCGCCTGCGCAGCGGACTTCGCCGACCCGGCGGCGACGACCCCGTGGTGACGGCCCTCGCCGACACCGCCCGCCGGTACGCCATCGACCACCGCCACTTCCACGACTTCATGGCGGCGATGCGCTCCGACCTGACCGTGACGGACTACCCGACCTACGCCGACCTGCGCGCCTACATGCACGGCTCGGCCGCGGTGATCGGCCTGCAGATGCTGCCGGTGCTGGGCACGGTGGTACCGCCCGGGGAGGCCGAGCCGTACGCCGCGGCCCTCGGCGTGGCCTTCCAGCTCACCAACTTCCTCCGCGACGTCGGCGAGGACCTCGACCGCGGGCGCGTCTACCTGCCGGCCGACCTCCTCGCCGCGCACGGCGCCGACCGGGAGCTGCTGCGCCGCTGCCGGGACACCGGTCGTCAGGACCGGCGAGTACTGGCCGCACTGCGGGAGTTCGAGGCACTCACCCGCCGTGTCTACGAGGAGGCACGGCCCGGCGTCACCATGCTCGACCCCGTCTCCCGGCCCTGCATCCGCACCGCCTTCGTCCTGTACGGGGGCATCCTCGACGCCGTCGCCCGGGACGGCTACGCCGTGCTGCACCGCCGCGCCGTCGTACCCCGCCGCAAGCGTGCCGCGGTCGCGGCCGAGGGGCTGGTGCGGCTGGCCGCGGCCCGGCTGCGCCACCGCGTGCGGCCAGCCGAGGTGCGCGTGCCCGTGACTCCGGATCCCCCGGTCCCGCCCGCTCCGCCGGCCGAACCGGCTCCGCCCGCCGACCCGAACCGACCGGTCTCCGAGGAGGTCGCGTGA
- a CDS encoding DUF5914 domain-containing protein produces MNPQPSARRSRLPLSLRRDPVAWDRQRPTWRDARPGLIAGALKRAQARPSGNWYVVGATAGLGPDRPLARTVAGREVVVWRGADGRLHAGPGICPHLGAPLADSPVRCGTLVCHWHGLSLDGSAFAGWEPLPAFDDGVLLWVRIDETGGETPSDAPVVPDRPAPAHGLTAVYEAIGVCEPEDVVANRLDPWHGSWLHPYSFVDLAVVGSPEAGDGPDRLEVEVSFKVAGRLVVPVRAVFTAPGPRTVVMRITEGEGSGSTVETHATPLAPDDRGRPRTAVIEAVVAASDRPGFAFVRRAAPLLRPVMRAAAARLWRDDLAYAERRWHLRATARFPG; encoded by the coding sequence GTGAATCCGCAACCGTCCGCACGCAGGTCCCGGCTGCCCCTCTCACTGCGCCGCGACCCCGTCGCGTGGGACCGGCAGCGGCCGACCTGGCGCGACGCGAGGCCGGGCCTCATCGCCGGGGCGCTGAAGCGGGCGCAGGCCCGGCCCTCGGGCAACTGGTACGTGGTCGGGGCGACGGCCGGCCTGGGACCGGACCGGCCCCTGGCCCGCACGGTGGCCGGCCGCGAGGTGGTCGTCTGGCGCGGCGCCGACGGGCGGCTCCACGCGGGGCCCGGCATCTGCCCGCACCTGGGAGCGCCCCTCGCGGACAGCCCCGTCCGGTGCGGGACGCTGGTGTGCCACTGGCACGGACTCTCGCTCGACGGGTCCGCGTTCGCGGGCTGGGAGCCGCTGCCCGCCTTCGACGACGGCGTCCTGCTGTGGGTGCGCATCGACGAGACCGGTGGGGAGACGCCGTCGGACGCGCCCGTCGTACCGGACCGGCCGGCCCCCGCCCACGGGCTGACGGCCGTGTACGAGGCCATCGGGGTCTGCGAACCCGAGGACGTCGTCGCCAACCGGCTGGACCCCTGGCACGGGTCCTGGCTCCACCCCTACTCGTTCGTGGACCTGGCCGTGGTCGGATCACCCGAAGCCGGCGACGGTCCGGACCGGTTGGAGGTGGAGGTCTCCTTCAAGGTGGCCGGCCGGCTCGTGGTGCCGGTGCGGGCGGTGTTCACCGCGCCCGGGCCGCGGACCGTCGTCATGCGGATCACCGAGGGCGAAGGCTCCGGATCGACGGTGGAGACCCACGCCACCCCCCTCGCACCGGATGACCGGGGCCGTCCGCGCACCGCGGTGATCGAGGCCGTCGTGGCCGCCTCCGACCGTCCGGGTTTCGCGTTCGTACGGCGGGCCGCCCCCCTGCTGCGCCCGGTGATGCGCGCGGCGGCGGCCCGGCTGTGGCGCGACGACCTCGCCTACGCCGAACGCCGCTGGCACCTGCGCGCCACGGCCCGCTTCCCGGGCTGA
- a CDS encoding SpoIIE family protein phosphatase, with the protein MPGSVPAADPGRRKAVAMGRGDSTRSLGDPEAALLDALFGQSPVGLHLLDAELRIARVNAATPAMRGARMEDVLGRPFEEVCLPLLVDGPAVASLVRGVLESGRSVVGHVVEANGSAAASLGRFYEMSAFRLQAPSGETLGVALTVVDVSEREGGRARAAVLNAVREQVGRSLDVVVTCQELVDTLVPSFADVAVVEVVDAVVRGEEPRPSPLALDVPLRRAAFRSTGDTGAETPQAHALGDVRSLPFPTPYTQALSDLRPRVVALDDDLPWSAADPDRREAIRASGAHTLLTAPLTVRGTVLGLVSLYRTRYPVPFDEADADLVVQLADHTALCLDNARRYTREHTIAATVQRNLLPRHSPSRTALETEHLLVPAEGVGHWYDTIALSGARTALVVGTVAGSGIHTATLMGQLRTVIRSLSAFELQPDELLARLQGTVATLAAERAGLPPTDPLHHQVLAADCAYAVHDPLNRTLTVAGAGSPALTLVRPDGTAWALALELSSGSPLGTLDRTPFAASRFEVPDDSLVVLSTHPLPALEAVGRSPGTDLLRAHADHSLADLRDAVLYALPAESRAAPAAVLFARTRAFPAESVATWQLQSTPTAAAAARRHVRRQLTAWSVDDETAFHTELIASELVTNAVRYGKPPLELRLVRDRTLTCELRDAGVAAPHLRHAGPGDEGGRGLFIVGELADDWGVRYSDDGKTIWTEQTLHPT; encoded by the coding sequence GTGCCCGGGTCGGTGCCGGCGGCGGATCCGGGACGACGGAAGGCGGTGGCGATGGGCCGGGGCGACTCGACCAGGTCCCTGGGCGATCCGGAGGCCGCGTTGCTGGACGCCCTCTTCGGCCAGTCGCCCGTGGGTCTGCACCTCCTGGACGCCGAGCTGCGGATCGCACGGGTCAACGCCGCCACGCCCGCCATGCGGGGCGCACGGATGGAGGACGTCCTCGGGCGCCCCTTCGAGGAGGTCTGTCTCCCGCTTCTCGTGGACGGGCCGGCCGTCGCGTCGCTCGTCCGCGGGGTACTGGAGAGCGGCCGCTCCGTGGTGGGGCACGTCGTAGAGGCGAACGGCTCGGCCGCCGCCTCGCTGGGCCGGTTCTACGAGATGTCCGCCTTCCGCCTCCAGGCACCGTCCGGAGAGACCCTCGGCGTCGCACTGACCGTGGTGGACGTCAGCGAGCGGGAAGGGGGGCGGGCCCGCGCGGCGGTCCTGAACGCCGTACGCGAGCAGGTGGGCCGGTCCCTCGACGTCGTGGTGACCTGTCAGGAACTCGTGGACACACTGGTGCCGTCATTCGCCGATGTCGCGGTCGTCGAAGTGGTGGACGCCGTGGTGCGGGGAGAGGAGCCGCGCCCGTCACCCCTGGCCCTGGACGTGCCCCTGCGCCGCGCCGCGTTCCGCAGCACCGGGGACACGGGAGCCGAGACGCCGCAGGCCCACGCGCTGGGAGACGTACGCAGCCTCCCGTTCCCCACCCCCTACACACAGGCCCTGTCGGATCTGCGGCCCCGGGTGGTCGCGCTCGACGACGACCTGCCGTGGTCGGCCGCCGACCCGGACCGTCGGGAGGCCATCCGCGCGTCGGGGGCGCACACGCTCCTCACCGCCCCGCTGACCGTCAGGGGCACCGTGCTCGGGTTGGTCAGCCTGTACCGCACGCGGTACCCGGTTCCCTTCGACGAGGCCGATGCCGACCTCGTGGTCCAGCTGGCCGACCACACCGCCCTGTGCCTCGACAACGCCCGCCGCTACACCCGAGAACACACCATCGCCGCGACGGTCCAACGCAACCTGCTGCCCCGCCACTCCCCCTCACGCACCGCGCTGGAGACGGAACACCTTCTGGTACCCGCCGAAGGCGTCGGCCACTGGTACGACACCATCGCACTGTCCGGGGCCCGAACCGCCCTGGTCGTGGGTACCGTCGCCGGCAGCGGCATCCACACCGCCACCCTCATGGGACAGCTGCGTACCGTCATCCGCTCCCTGTCCGCCTTCGAACTCCAGCCCGACGAACTCCTGGCCCGGCTGCAGGGCACCGTCGCCACCCTGGCAGCCGAGCGCGCCGGACTGCCGCCCACCGACCCGCTGCACCACCAGGTGCTCGCGGCCGACTGCGCCTACGCCGTCCACGATCCGCTGAACAGGACCCTCACCGTCGCGGGCGCCGGATCCCCGGCCCTCACCCTCGTCCGGCCGGACGGCACCGCCTGGGCACTGGCACTGGAACTCTCCTCGGGATCGCCGCTGGGCACGCTTGACCGGACGCCTTTCGCCGCCTCCCGTTTCGAGGTCCCCGACGACAGCCTCGTGGTCCTCTCCACCCATCCCCTCCCGGCCCTGGAAGCGGTCGGCCGCTCCCCGGGCACCGACCTGCTCAGGGCACATGCAGACCACTCGCTCGCGGACCTGCGCGACGCCGTCCTCTACGCCCTGCCCGCCGAGAGCCGGGCTGCTCCCGCCGCTGTCCTGTTCGCCCGTACGCGCGCCTTCCCCGCCGAAAGCGTCGCCACCTGGCAGCTCCAGTCCACGCCCACGGCCGCCGCGGCCGCGCGCAGGCACGTGCGCCGGCAGCTCACCGCCTGGAGCGTGGACGACGAGACGGCCTTCCACACCGAACTCATCGCCAGCGAACTGGTGACCAACGCGGTCCGCTACGGAAAACCACCCCTTGAGCTGCGCCTCGTCCGCGACCGCACCCTCACCTGCGAACTCCGCGACGCCGGCGTCGCCGCCCCGCACCTGCGCCACGCCGGTCCCGGCGACGAGGGCGGTCGAGGCCTCTTCATCGTCGGCGAGCTCGCCGACGACTGGGGCGTGCGCTACAGCGACGACGGCAAGACCATCTGGACCGAGCAGACCCTCCACCCGACCTGA
- a CDS encoding NAD(P)/FAD-dependent oxidoreductase translates to MARPRIVVVGAGFAGVACVRRLERTLSPGEAEILLVTPFSYQLYLPLLPQVASGVLTPQSVAVSLRRSRRHRTRIVPGGAVGVDTRAKVCVVRKITGELVDLPYDYVVLAPGSVTRTFDIPGLAEHGRGMKTLAEAAHLRDHVIAQLDLADAAAPGSPERASRLGFVVVGGGYAGTETAASLERLATHAAGRYPRLDRREITWHLVDVAPKLMPELGDRLGLAALDVLRRRGIQVSLGASVAKAGPEDLTLTDGRVLPCRTLIWTAGVAASPLVATLGAETAKSGRLVVAPDLRVPGAEGAFALGDAAAVPDLAGGGDGAVCPPTAQHAERQGRVAADNVAAALRGTPLRPYAHKDLGLVVDLGGRDGVSRPLGIGLRGMPAQAVARGYHWAALRTGAAKTRVMTNWLLNAVAGDDFVRTGFQTYKPGTLRDFEYTDHYLTPEEVRARTAAGGG, encoded by the coding sequence ATGGCTCGACCGAGGATCGTGGTCGTCGGCGCGGGCTTCGCCGGCGTCGCCTGCGTACGCCGCCTGGAGCGGACACTGTCACCCGGGGAGGCGGAGATCCTGCTGGTCACCCCGTTCTCCTACCAGCTCTACCTGCCCCTGCTGCCGCAGGTGGCCTCCGGGGTGCTCACCCCGCAGTCCGTCGCAGTGTCCCTGCGCCGCAGCCGCCGCCACCGGACCCGGATCGTGCCGGGCGGAGCCGTGGGCGTCGACACCCGGGCGAAGGTCTGCGTCGTCCGGAAGATCACGGGCGAACTGGTGGACCTGCCTTACGACTACGTGGTGCTCGCGCCGGGAAGCGTGACCCGCACCTTCGACATCCCGGGCCTCGCGGAGCACGGCCGCGGCATGAAGACGCTCGCCGAGGCGGCCCACCTGCGCGACCACGTGATCGCGCAGCTCGACCTGGCCGACGCCGCCGCACCGGGCTCGCCGGAGCGGGCCTCGCGTCTCGGTTTCGTCGTCGTGGGCGGCGGCTACGCCGGCACCGAGACGGCCGCCTCCCTGGAGCGGCTCGCCACGCACGCCGCCGGCCGCTATCCCCGGCTGGACCGGCGGGAGATCACCTGGCACCTCGTGGACGTGGCACCCAAGCTGATGCCCGAACTCGGCGACCGGCTGGGGCTGGCCGCGCTCGACGTGCTGCGCCGCCGCGGCATCCAGGTCTCGCTCGGTGCCTCCGTGGCCAAGGCCGGGCCGGAGGACCTCACCCTCACCGACGGCCGTGTGCTGCCCTGCCGCACCCTCATCTGGACCGCCGGCGTCGCCGCGAGCCCCCTCGTCGCGACGCTGGGCGCCGAGACGGCCAAGAGCGGCCGGCTCGTCGTCGCCCCGGACCTGCGGGTGCCGGGCGCGGAAGGCGCGTTCGCCCTCGGTGACGCGGCCGCCGTGCCCGACCTCGCCGGCGGTGGGGACGGCGCCGTGTGCCCGCCCACCGCGCAGCACGCCGAGCGCCAGGGCAGGGTCGCCGCCGACAACGTCGCCGCCGCCCTGCGCGGCACTCCGCTGCGCCCGTACGCCCACAAGGACCTCGGACTGGTCGTGGACCTCGGCGGCCGGGACGGCGTCTCCCGCCCGCTCGGCATCGGCCTGCGCGGGATGCCCGCCCAGGCCGTGGCGCGCGGCTACCACTGGGCCGCCCTGCGCACCGGGGCCGCGAAGACCCGGGTGATGACGAACTGGCTGCTGAACGCCGTGGCCGGCGACGACTTCGTCCGGACCGGTTTCCAGACCTACAAGCCGGGGACGCTGCGCGACTTCGAGTACACGGACCACTACCTCACCCCGGAGGAGGTACGGGCCCGCACCGCGGCGGGCGGGGGCTGA